The following coding sequences are from one Rutidosis leptorrhynchoides isolate AG116_Rl617_1_P2 chromosome 11, CSIRO_AGI_Rlap_v1, whole genome shotgun sequence window:
- the LOC139876295 gene encoding uncharacterized protein, producing the protein MEHDEQHQQQVSNGSASCDKLPPFSSKYPWFIVQNFKETEDGTGTDTEFFSTLHDPLIKYKCQIPEFYGRRFRGCFHGWLILSDHPDNVLWSLWNPVTLKIVLFPPVSLKDGDSESINECLLTAPPDDPDSVLLLTRRDASTFVFCRLHRKRNRMRWIEMSYASQLKRITYDGELLRNLTCCNGNIYALNSDGFLCPIVIQVKIVMKGSGEVMIQLLMFGACPWSDSFCYSSYDKDTFIRGYGKDLFSIEVSYHEITKKIVDVCLFRLDTSSVKSEELECLKKWDLSGMTMDEVENEDRGALDITQVMWEEINDLKDAFFYLDLGRNVSVYYNPAVASELGGYIHIRDTMDKLLHLYHVRDRTIIYFPMPLRVVSTTRVSMWEGRLEDDRVEAQCTSTVNQEKDERVVTLDKVLKHNGSRLHNIPFDVLGMIMEHCVGVEYLYMRATCKLCRLAAPLSRLRSYSLNSLWLMVVDNHRGIVTFTDSLSGDNYFMKKNFKVLLIVDDNLYCSRYGWLLFKSRKQEDNKKEELVLFNPLTSDVRKLPNYGHIKSLCFSAPPNSSNNCIIAGFTVYERRWYFIYSLGGAWEPSSWRMVPIDDDVNDDCRYSLTFIGRDLYALNKDGEVFVFKNLDKRDVRKTLLAKAPPPISSSCDSQYFMMSYDDEHLLILIVGDEYGEVEVFKRNDDADKWEKIDGIGKHTIYIGGTTPVCVDAKTPDMENKIYFAQLVWYSLETHTYHASSSDGKIIQKCSGGFVGAKTHFNSHAWIQPSWC; encoded by the exons atGGAGCATGATGAGCAGCATCAGCAGCAGGTTTCTAACGGTTCAGCATCATGTGACAAGTTGCCTCCTTTTTCTTCAAAATATCCTTGGTTTATTGTTCAGAACTTTAAAGAAACAGAAGACGGCACTGGCACTGATACAGAGTTTTTTTCTACACTACACGACCCGTTGATTAAATATAAATGTCAAATTCCCGAGTTTTACGGAAGACGCTTCCGAGGTTGTTTTCATGGCTGGTTGATTCTATCAGACCATCCGGATAATGTTTTGTGGTCTCTTTGGAACCCAGTGACTTTGAAGATTGTACTTTTTCCCCCTGTAAGTTTGAAAGATGGAGATAGTGAATCTATTAATGAATGTTTGTTGACGGCTCCTCCCGATGATCCCGATTCAGTTCTCCTATTAACGAGACGTGATGCATCTACATTTGTCTTTTGCCGGCTACATCGTAAAAGAAACAGGATGAGATGGATTGAAATGTCATACGCTAGTCAACTCAAGAGAATAACATATGATGGTGAATTACTACGTAACCTTACTTGTTGCAATGGTAATATTTATGCCTTAAACTCGGACGGTTTTCTTTGTCCTATAGTCATACAGGTTAAGATTGTAATGAAGGGCAGTGGAGAAGTTATGATTCAACTATTGATGTTTGGGGCTTGCCCTTGGTCTGATTCCTTTTGTTATAGTTCTTATGACAAGGATACTTTTATAAGAGGATACGGAAAGGATTTGTTTTCCATTGAAGTTTCTTATCATGAGATAACTAAGAAAATTGTTGATGTGTGTTTGTTTCGATTAGACACCAGTAGCGTAAAGTCTGAAGAGTTGGAATGCCTCAAGAAATGGGACTTGAGTGGTATGACAATGGACGAAGTCGAAAATGAAGACCGCGGTGCCTTAGATATCACTCAAGTTATGTGGGAAGAAATTAATGACTTGAAAGACGCTTTCTTTTATCTCGATCTTGGTCGTAATGTCTCAGTATATTATAACCCCGCAGTTGCCTCCGAGTTAGGGGGTTATATACACATTCGTGACACGATGGACAAATTATTACACTTGTACCATGTCAGAGATAGAACTATCATCTATTTTCCCATGCCTTTGCGAGTGGTCTCAACAACCCGTGTGTCGATGTGGGAAGGAAG GCTAGAAGACGATCGAGTCGAAGCCCAATGTACGAGTACCGTCAACCAAGAAAAGGATGAGAGAGTAGTAACATTAGACAAGGTTTTGAAGCATAACGGATCACGCCTGCACAATATTCCGTTTGATGTGTTGGGGATGATTATGGAACATTGTGTCGGTGTGGAGTACCTATACATGCGTGCTACATGCAAACTCTGTCGTCTAGCAGCACCTCTAAGTAGATTGCGTAGTTATTCGTTAAACTCACTATGGTTGATGGTTGTAGATAACCATCGAGGGATTGTCACTTTTACAGATTCACTGTCGGGTGATAACTACTTTATGAAGAAGAATTTCAAGGTGTTGTTGATTGTGGACGACAACTTGTATTGTTCGAGGTATGGTTGGTTGTTGTTTAAGAGCAGAAAACAAGAAGACAACAAAAAAGAAGAATTGGTGTTATTTAACCCCTTAACAAGTGATGTTCGCAAGCTTCCGAACTATGGTCACATAAAAAGCTTATGTTTCTCAGCACCACCAAATTCCTCCAATAATTGTATAATTGCCGGATTTACAGTTTACGAACGACGGTGGTATTTCATCTACTCTCTAGGAGGAGCTTGGGAACCATCATCTTGGCGTATGGTTCCTATTGATGATGATGTAAATGATGATTGTAGATATTCGTTAACATTTATAGGCCGAGATCTTTACGCCTTGAATAAAGACGGAGAAGTCTTCGTGTTCAAAAATTTAGATAAACGAGATGTTCGAAAAACCCTTTTAGCCAAAGCACCACCACCAATAAGTAGTAGTTGCGACTCACAATATTTCATGATGAGTTACGATGATGAACATCTTTTAATACTCATTGTGGGTGATGAGTATGGAGAAGTTGAGGTATTCAAGCGTAACGATGATGCAGATAAATGGGAGAAAATAGATGGTATAGGGAAGCACACGATTTATATTGGTGGTACGACACCTGTTTGCGTTGATGCCAAAACGCCAGATATGGAGAACAAGATCTATTTCGCGCAGCTAGTGTGGTACTCACTTGAAACACACACGTATCACGCATCATCATCTGATGGAAAAATCATACAAAAATGTTCCGGGGGTTTCGTGGGAGCGAAAACTCATTTCAACTCTCATGCTTGGATACAACCAAGTTGGTGTTAA